One genomic segment of Mangifera indica cultivar Alphonso chromosome 6, CATAS_Mindica_2.1, whole genome shotgun sequence includes these proteins:
- the LOC123218094 gene encoding protein LSD1-like isoform X2, translated as MQSQIVCNGCRSILFYPRGATNVCCALCNTITSVSLPGMDMSQLICGGCRTLLMYTCGATSVRCSCCHTVNLAPATNHVAHVNCGHCRTTLMYPYGAPSVKCAVCHYVTNVGMANVRVPLPANRSNGTATSGTLPSSSTTQTVVVENPMTVDESGKLVSNVVVGITTEKK; from the exons ATGCAGAGTCAAATTGTGTGTAATGGGTGTAGGAGCATTCTTTTTTATCCTAGAGGGGCAACAAATGTTTGTTGCGCATTATGTAATACGATTACATCAGTCTCTCTTCCAG GGATGGACATGTCCCAACTTATATGTGGAGGTTGCAGGACGTTGCTGATGTATACATGTGGAGCAACAAGTGTGAGATGCTCCTGCTGCCACACTGTGAATCTTGCACCAG CTACCAACCATGTTGCTCATGTCAACTGTGGCCACTGCCGGACAACACTAATGTACCCTTATGGAGCTCCATCGGTTAAATGCGCAGTCTGTCACTATGTTACTAATGTTGGT ATGGCAAATGTGAGGGTTCCACTTCCAGCAAACAGATCTAATGGAACAGCCACCTCTGGTACATTGCCTTCTTCTTCAACA ACACAAACCGTCGTCGTTGAAAATCCTATGACTGTCGATGAAAGCGGGAAATtg GTGAGCAACGTTGTTGTCGGCATCACAacagaaaagaaataa
- the LOC123218094 gene encoding protein LSD1-like isoform X1: MQSQIVCNGCRSILFYPRGATNVCCALCNTITSVSLPGMDMSQLICGGCRTLLMYTCGATSVRCSCCHTVNLAPVATNHVAHVNCGHCRTTLMYPYGAPSVKCAVCHYVTNVGMANVRVPLPANRSNGTATSGTLPSSSTTQTVVVENPMTVDESGKLVSNVVVGITTEKK; encoded by the exons ATGCAGAGTCAAATTGTGTGTAATGGGTGTAGGAGCATTCTTTTTTATCCTAGAGGGGCAACAAATGTTTGTTGCGCATTATGTAATACGATTACATCAGTCTCTCTTCCAG GGATGGACATGTCCCAACTTATATGTGGAGGTTGCAGGACGTTGCTGATGTATACATGTGGAGCAACAAGTGTGAGATGCTCCTGCTGCCACACTGTGAATCTTGCACCAG TAGCTACCAACCATGTTGCTCATGTCAACTGTGGCCACTGCCGGACAACACTAATGTACCCTTATGGAGCTCCATCGGTTAAATGCGCAGTCTGTCACTATGTTACTAATGTTGGT ATGGCAAATGTGAGGGTTCCACTTCCAGCAAACAGATCTAATGGAACAGCCACCTCTGGTACATTGCCTTCTTCTTCAACA ACACAAACCGTCGTCGTTGAAAATCCTATGACTGTCGATGAAAGCGGGAAATtg GTGAGCAACGTTGTTGTCGGCATCACAacagaaaagaaataa